From the Deinococcus radiophilus genome, one window contains:
- a CDS encoding DUF2087 domain-containing protein translates to MFKSFDGFTDDFGRITSWPSDRRAQHQMAILNHLTDLFESGRVYSPQEVGVMLRDHADESLEATLLTELLDGEYLTGGEQGYWRADSRPTGANTPTREG, encoded by the coding sequence ATGTTCAAGAGCTTCGATGGATTTACCGACGACTTCGGCCGCATCACCTCCTGGCCCAGCGACCGCCGCGCCCAGCACCAGATGGCGATTCTCAACCACCTGACCGACCTGTTCGAGTCGGGCCGCGTCTACTCGCCGCAGGAAGTCGGCGTCATGCTGCGCGACCACGCCGACGAATCGCTGGAAGCCACCCTGCTGACCGAGCTGCTGGACGGCGAGTATCTGACCGGGGGCGAGCAGGGCTACTGGCGGGCCGACAGCCGCCCCACCGGAGCCAACACCCCCACGCGGGAGGGTTGA
- the radA gene encoding DNA repair protein RadA, with protein MARSKTQYICQSCGYQSAKPLGRCPNCQAWNSFEEVEDKPAVSGRSSLGGAYGGIKGGQVTALSSVGRREEPRTSSGIPELDRVLGGGLVAGGVTLIGGEPGIGKSTLLLQVADRIARSGGAVLYVAGEESLEQIRLRADRLGVAGEIQLTRDTRAEHVAALMEEHRPALCIVDSIQTVVAEGDGVSGGIAQVREGTAVLTRAAKETGTATVLVGHVTKEGTVAGPKVIEHIVDTTIFLESVGAFRLLRSVKNRFGQAGELGVFEMRGEGLIAVENPSAAFLAERPVGVPGSVVAATIDGQRPMLLEVQALAAKTPFPNPRRVVVGLDPRRVDVVLAVLERRLDLTLGGLDIYVNLAGGLKVADPGLDLAAALAVYSAVVGRPLAENVAVFGEVGLAGEVRSTTASGRRAEEARRAGYQRLIVPPGLDGVAGIRSVEEAVGVAWSGGKAPTRRRSPAEAAS; from the coding sequence ATGGCCCGTAGCAAGACGCAGTACATCTGCCAGAGCTGCGGCTACCAGTCGGCCAAGCCGCTGGGCCGCTGTCCCAACTGCCAAGCCTGGAACTCCTTCGAGGAAGTGGAGGACAAGCCGGCCGTGAGCGGGCGCTCCAGCCTGGGCGGGGCCTACGGCGGCATCAAGGGCGGCCAGGTCACGGCGCTCAGCAGCGTGGGCCGGCGCGAGGAACCCCGCACGTCCAGCGGTATCCCGGAGCTGGACCGCGTGCTGGGCGGCGGGCTGGTGGCGGGCGGCGTAACCCTCATCGGCGGTGAGCCGGGCATCGGCAAGTCCACGCTGCTGCTGCAGGTGGCCGACCGGATTGCCCGCAGCGGCGGCGCCGTGCTGTACGTGGCCGGCGAGGAATCGCTGGAGCAGATTCGCCTGCGGGCCGACCGCCTGGGCGTGGCCGGCGAGATTCAGCTCACCCGCGACACCCGCGCCGAGCATGTGGCCGCGCTGATGGAAGAACACCGGCCGGCGCTGTGCATCGTGGACTCTATCCAGACCGTCGTGGCCGAGGGCGACGGCGTCAGCGGCGGCATCGCTCAGGTGCGCGAGGGCACCGCCGTCCTGACCCGCGCCGCCAAGGAAACCGGCACCGCCACCGTGCTGGTGGGCCACGTGACCAAGGAAGGCACCGTGGCCGGCCCCAAGGTCATCGAGCACATCGTGGACACCACCATATTTCTGGAATCGGTGGGGGCTTTCCGGCTGCTGCGGTCGGTCAAGAACCGCTTCGGGCAGGCCGGCGAACTGGGCGTGTTCGAGATGCGCGGCGAGGGGCTGATCGCGGTGGAGAACCCCAGCGCCGCCTTCCTGGCCGAGCGCCCCGTCGGCGTGCCGGGCAGCGTGGTGGCCGCCACCATCGACGGGCAGCGGCCCATGCTGCTGGAAGTGCAGGCCCTGGCCGCCAAGACGCCCTTTCCCAACCCGCGCCGGGTGGTGGTGGGCCTGGACCCGCGCCGGGTGGACGTGGTGCTGGCCGTGCTGGAACGCCGGCTGGACCTGACGCTGGGCGGGCTGGACATCTACGTGAACCTGGCCGGCGGCCTCAAGGTGGCCGACCCCGGCCTGGACCTGGCCGCCGCGCTGGCGGTGTACTCGGCCGTGGTGGGGCGCCCGCTGGCCGAGAACGTGGCCGTGTTCGGTGAGGTGGGCCTGGCCGGCGAGGTCCGTTCCACCACCGCCAGCGGGCGCCGCGCCGAGGAAGCCCGCCGCGCCGGGTACCAACGCCTGATCGTGCCGCCCGGCCTGGACGGTGTGGCCGGTATCCGCAGCGTGGAAGAAGCGGTGGGCGTGGCCTGGAGTGGGGGCAAGGCCCCGACGCGCCGCCGTAGCCCTGCCGAGGCAGCCAGTTAA
- a CDS encoding MliC family protein gives MFTQLFRTLMAAALLSSPALLGGTALAGGAGAPPVAVQPAFTWIQCQGGRVLVRYVQAHDLTFVVLRYQGQNYGLAPAVSASGSRYVGLAGLDTASGLEWWEHQGEGTLSVYHPASGETAPLLAGCRLRR, from the coding sequence ATGTTCACCCAACTGTTCCGCACGCTGATGGCCGCTGCCCTGCTGAGCAGCCCCGCTCTCCTGGGGGGCACCGCCCTGGCCGGGGGGGCTGGAGCGCCGCCGGTTGCTGTCCAGCCCGCTTTCACCTGGATACAGTGTCAGGGCGGCCGTGTCTTGGTGCGTTACGTCCAGGCCCACGATCTGACTTTTGTGGTGCTGCGATACCAGGGGCAGAACTATGGCCTGGCCCCGGCGGTCAGCGCCAGTGGGAGCCGCTATGTGGGGCTGGCCGGGCTGGATACCGCATCGGGCCTGGAGTGGTGGGAACACCAGGGAGAAGGCACCCTGAGCGTCTACCACCCGGCCAGCGGCGAGACGGCCCCGCTGCTGGCCGGCTGCCGCCTGCGCCGCTGA
- the proC gene encoding pyrroline-5-carboxylate reductase, which yields MKLALIGTGKLGCALLTGLFQRGVLAPQDVGLLSRDAHKTCQVAGRFGAPVIGRGDLAGAEYILLCVQPGAFQEVAGWAGGHSAGYISTLAGVTTGTLSRCLGSERAVRAMPSLAATIGRSQTALTATPGAEAAGDLAFAQGLFGAVGDTYRIPEHLFDTFTGMSASGLAYAAVFAEALADGGVRMGLPRPLANELAQKLLVSGGELLAERPHPAMLKDEVCSPGGTTIAGIRALEGGNFRRSVIDAVEAATRRGHELGRGERETGDS from the coding sequence ATGAAACTGGCACTCATCGGAACCGGCAAGCTGGGCTGTGCGCTGCTGACCGGACTGTTTCAGCGGGGCGTGCTGGCGCCGCAGGACGTGGGCCTGCTGAGCCGCGACGCCCACAAGACCTGTCAGGTGGCCGGGCGCTTTGGTGCGCCGGTCATCGGGCGCGGGGACCTGGCCGGGGCCGAGTACATCCTGCTGTGTGTGCAGCCGGGAGCCTTTCAGGAGGTGGCCGGCTGGGCGGGCGGGCACAGTGCGGGGTACATCAGCACGCTGGCGGGCGTGACCACCGGCACCCTCAGCAGATGCCTGGGCAGCGAGCGGGCCGTGCGGGCCATGCCCAGCCTGGCCGCCACCATCGGGCGCTCGCAGACGGCCCTGACCGCCACCCCCGGCGCCGAGGCGGCCGGCGACCTGGCCTTCGCGCAGGGGCTGTTCGGCGCGGTGGGCGACACCTACCGGATTCCCGAACACCTGTTCGACACCTTTACCGGCATGAGCGCCAGCGGCCTGGCCTACGCCGCCGTGTTCGCTGAGGCGCTGGCCGACGGCGGCGTCCGCATGGGACTGCCCCGGCCGCTGGCCAACGAACTGGCCCAGAAGCTGCTGGTGTCGGGCGGCGAACTGCTGGCCGAGCGGCCCCACCCCGCCATGCTCAAGGACGAGGTGTGCAGCCCCGGCGGCACCACCATCGCGGGCATCCGGGCACTGGAAGGCGGCAACTTCCGCCGCAGCGTGATCGACGCCGTGGAGGCTGCTACCCGGCGCGGCCACGAGCTGGGGCGCGGGGAGCGGGAAACGGGCGACAGCTAG